The segment TAAGTTTCGGCGCGGATAAAGCCTTTTTCGAAGTCGGTGTGAATCACTCCTGCGGCTTGTGGAGCCTTGGTGCCTTTGCGAATCGTCCACGCGCGGACTTCTTTTTCGCCCGCCGTAAAGTACGTGTAAAGACCGAGGAGTTTATAAGCCTCGCGGATCAAACGGGTGAGGCCAGATTCCTTAACTCCCAAGCTATCTAAAAAGTCCTTGCGCTCTTCAATCGGAAGCTGAGCGATCTCGGCTTCCATCGCACTACAAATATTGATCGCGAGATTTCCTTCTTTCGAAGCATAGTCGGCCACTTTTTTAGACCAGTCGTTGCCACCAGAGGTAAAATCAGCTTCGTTGAGGTTACAAGCGTAGAGAGTGGGTTTAGACGTGAGGAGCTGAAGGCTCTTCATGATCGGTTCTGTTTTTTCGTCGAGTTCGATGGTACGAGCCGGCTTTCCCGCAGATAGTGCGGCGTGAGTTTTAAGAACAAGATCTAATTCCATCAGCATGTTGGGATCTTTGCTGCTCTTCGCGGTCTTCTCGATGCGCTGACGGCGTTTATCAATAGAATCGAGATCGGCAAGCATCAATTCTGTATTAATCACTTCGATATCACGAATAGGATCTACCGAGCCCGAAACGTGAATCACATCGGGATCATCAAAGCAGCGAACCACGTGAATGATGGCATCGGTTTGTCGAATGTTTCCTAAAAACTGATTTCCTAAACCTTCGCCTTTGCTCGCGCCTTGCACAAGACCCGCGATATCCACAAACTCAATCACCGTCGGAACAATACTTTGCGGTTTTACAAAACCCACGATTTGATCCAGTCGATCATCAGGGACTTTCACCACGCCGACGTTAGGGTCGATGGTGCAAAACGGGTAGTTGGCGGCTTCGGCTTTGGCCGACGTCAGAGCATTAAAGAGAGTACTTTTACCCACGTTCGGAAGGCCGACGATTCCACACTGAATTCCCATTATGACTCCTGAATGACTTTATTAAATTGCGTTGCTGTTTTTTCGTACCCTTTAAACACCAGAGATTCAAGGGCGTCGATCCCATAACTTAAAAAGTCAGGGAGCTTGTTCATCTCGTCTTTACTAAATGGCGCAAGGACATAATCGGCCACATCCATAGGGCCACTGGGACGACCGACCCCTAATCGCAGGCGATGGTATTTATTGGTGCCCAGTTTAAGATGAGTGTCGCGGATTCCGTTGTGTCCACCATGGCCGCGCTCTTTTTGCATCTTGAGCTGACCAAAGGGTTGATCGACTTCGTCGTGAGCCACAAGGATTTTATCCAGATCGATTTTGTAAAAGTCCACAAGTCCACGGACCGAATCTCCAGAGAGGTTCATAAACGTTTGCGGTTTGCACAGAATCACTTTTTCGGATTTGCGAGTGTCCTGATCTGTGAGAGTGAAGTGGTAGGTGAGAGCTTTTTGCTCGGATCGCTCGTGGGGATTGCCGTTCGAGCGCACCAGGGCATCGATAAGCATAAAGCCAATATTGTGACGGGTGAGAGCGTATTTATTGCCAGGATTTCCGAGACCGACGATTAGCCACATAGGATGAGCCGCATAGGGTGAGTTTGCTCCGCTCTAAACCTCGCGAAAGAATTCGCGAGGCAGGAGATAAATCGATTACTTCTTCTTGTCAGCAGCAGGGGCTGCAGCAGCGGCAGGAGCTGCACCAGCAGCTGGAGCGGCGCCCGCAGCAGGAGCAGCAGCATCTGGAGTCGCAACGGCTTCTTCGACGTAAGCTGTCACAGTGGCAAGAGTACGTTCACCAGGAGTGACCGCACGAACGCCGTTCGGAAGTTTAAGATCAGACACGTGGAGAGAGTTGTTCATGCGAAGCTCTGTCACATCGGCGACGAGATTTTTAGGAATGTCGTTAGGTAAACATTCGATTTCCACTTCGTGCATAACGATTTGGAAGATCCCGCCTTCTTCTTTAACGCCGGCTGGAGTTCCTGTGAACTCGAGAACCATTTTCAAGCGAACTTTGCTCGACATATCTAAAGCGTAAAGATCCAAGTGAACGGGGCGATCTGTCACTGGATGACGTTGAATGTTTTTGATCAAAACTTTTGTATTCTTGAACTTAGGGCTATCGCTCTTAAGATCAAAAATTGTAGATTCGAAACGAGCGGATAAATACTTCGTTACGATTTTTTCTTCGATGAGACCATTTTCGTTTTTGAATTTTGGTCCGTAGATCACGGTAGGGACTTTTTTCTCTACGCGAGAACTGCGGGAGTGCGCTTTACCAGCTGAACGCTCTTCGATGCTTAAAACAAATTCTGAACTCATATGGGACCTCTTCTTTTATTAAATCTCAATTAATCAAATAAAGAACTGACAGATGCGTTTCCGTAAATTCTTTGTATCGCTTCTGCAACCACCGGAGCCATCGATGTGACGGTGATCTTTTCACACGTTTGAGACCTCTCCGAAAGCGGAATGGTATCGGTAACAATCACTTTTTCGAGGCCGGATTCCGTGATTCTGTTGATCGCGGGACCTGAAAAAAGCGCGTGGGTTGCAACGGCAAACACCTTTTTTGCACCATTGGTTAGCAGGCTGTCAACACCTTGTGTAAGAGTGCCCGCCGTATCAATCATATCATCCACGATGATCGCCGTTTTATCCCGAACATCTCCAATTAAATGGAGTGCTTTCGCCTCGTTAGGGCCTGTACGGCGTTTATCAATGATGGCGATAGGGGCGTCGATCCGTTTGGCAAAGGCCCGAGCTCGCTCCACGCCACCGGCATCGGGGCTCACGACGACGTAATCTTTACCTTCGCCAAAGTTGTCTTTCCAGTATTGAGCGAGGGCGGGGATCGCGAACAAATGGTCCACGGGGCAATTAAAAAAGCCTTGGATCTGGGCGGCATGGAGGTCCACACACAAAACGCGGGTGGCGCCAGCCGTGGTGATGAGATCGGCCATGCATTTCGCCGAGATAGGGGCTCTGGGAGCCACTTTGCGGTCCTGGCGGGCATATCCGTAGTAGGGAAGAACGGCGACGATGTTTTTCGCCGATGCCCTTTTGAGAGCATCGAGCATGATAAAAAGTTCCATGTAACTTTCGTTCACCGGTGGGCAAGCGCTTTGAATTAAAAACACGCTGGCTCCGCGAACGCTTTCTTGAATTTCCACCTGGATTTCGCCGTCGGCAAAGCGCGAGATGGTCGATTTTCCGAGGCGAGTGCCGGCGTGTTTCGCCACGTTTTCGGCAAAAGCTCGATTCGAGTTTCCAGTGAAAATTCGTAGATCGTTCATGAGGGATGGAGTAACACGCAGAGAGAAATATTGTCTAGGGAAAGGTACTAAATTCTCCGAGGAGCTGTCTCATTTCGAGAACGACTCCATCGAGGTCGAGGCTCTTCGCTTCACAATTGTGGAAAAATGGCTCAAAATGGTACTAAAATATTGTATTTGTTAAAGAATTTTAATTCTTTGTCCGACAAGGAGACATGGTAAAAGCGCTCCATTCCATTCTGTTAATAGCAGCTCTTTTATTAGTCACTTCGGCCTGTTCGAAGGAGATGAAAATCATCTCTGATCGCTTTAGTAGCAAAAACATGAAGGTCGAAGGATTTAAAAAGCCACAGGAAGAAGACTACTTCTCCGTGAATAATTACATGTTCGAGTGGCAACCCTTTGAGAGAACCGGGGTTCAAGCCCAACTCCCATTTCCAGAAAATCTTTATCACGTGACCGTTTACGAGAGCGACGACTGTAGTGGTCCGGCCTTTTTTCGCGCCGATACCGCTCAACCGCAATTTGATATGACGGGTCTCTCGACAGTCGGAATTCCGATGACGATGGGTGTGCAAATTCGCTTCCCTGATTTGTCTTTGGGCCCGCTCCAGTGTTCAAAAACGGTGGAGCGCGATACAGTGCCACCGACATTAACCTTAGTCAGTTCCTCGGCGTCCCCGTCGCGCGATGCTTCTGTGACTCTCTCCGGTGTTTGTACCGACAATCGAAAAATTAAAGAAGAAAGCACCATTCGAATTTGTATTAAACAAAATGCCGTTTGTACTCCCGCTGATTATTCCGTCACCGTGGATTGCATGTCGGGAAATTATTCTTACACTTTTGCACCCGCAGAAGGCCTGTTCAATGTCAGCGCCTATGCGGTGGATCATGCGCAAAACGCGTCGACCTCTGAAACTTTAGGCTTAGTGATTTATGATCGCTCTCCACCAATGGCTTTGAATTTTATTTCGCCAGCGAGCGCGATTGTCGTAGGAGCATCGCAGTTTGAATTCACTTGGTTGACGTCCGATGCGGGGCTTGCGGGTCTCTCATTGACTCAACCCTTCGAATTGCGACTTTATAATTCTAACAACTGCAGCGGTGGAATTGTATCCACGTCAAATCCAATGACGGCGTCACAAACGGTCACTGGTCTCGCAGATGGCCAAACCTATTCCGCATCGGTGACAGTGAGAGACGAAGCTGGAAATATTTCGAACGCATTTTGCTCCCCCGCGATCACGGTCGCCGCCTCCGCTCCGGTGCTAGCGTTGAGCGATTCGACGAATACGATCGTTCCAAACCAATCGAGTTTTGCAAAGACTCTCAGTATTTCTGCGAGCATCTCTAATGATGCGGCGGCTGATGAATGGTGTTTGAGCGAAACGCAGAGTTCCGCACCGACAGCCATGAGCTGTTCGGGAACGGGTTGGTTAGGAGCTCGCCCTACGTCTTTTGTATTGAGTGGCGGAGATGGAAATAAAACAGTTTATCTCTGGATTAAAGACGTCGTGAACAATGTGGTCAGTCTCCACGGCACAGACACTCTCGTGTTAGATACGGACGCGCCAGATGTGGATTTTTCGAGTTCGCCCTTAGCCAACACCGAGCACGACTCTTCGGTGGTGATTAGTGGTGCCTGCGAAACGGGTCTTGCGGTGAATGTCGCTGGAGCCGGTGTTGCAAATCCCGGCAGTGCCACTTGCGGAAGTGGCACTTACTCTTTTATTGCTAATTTTACTGCGGGAGATGGAAGTAAAGTCGTTCAAATTAGTCAATTGGACAATGCGAGTAATGTGACTCAAATCTCACGAACATTTATTAACGATACGACCGCACCGGTGATCGCGATCACGGCGCCTGCCGCGTTAGCGAATGTTTCGGGATCGTTGATGGTCAGTGGGACTTGCGAAGACGGATACCTTGTCAACTTCACAGGTGATATCAATCCTGTGGCTGGCGTCATGTGCAGTGGTGGGGTCTTCTCGAGATCTGTTGTTCTCAATGGGGTTGATGGGGCAAAGACAGTCAACATCAGTCAAACGGATGCTGCAGGAAATACGGGGATAGATAGTCGCAACTTTATTTTAGATACCACTCTCCCAGTGATCACTCAGACGACATTAACCACTCCTTATTATAGTAATACAAATACGGTCACTTTTGGAGGCACCTGCGAGACCGGTCTGGCCATAACGGCTCGACGCTCAGGCGTGCTTGAGAATACAACAACTTGCGCTGCCGGCACATGGTCTTACTCTGTCGCCGCGCAGACCACCGATGGAACTTACAATTATACTTTTGAGCAAACCGATGCGGCCAATAACTTAGGTGTCGTTGCGGGGCAGTGGATTCGGGATACGGTGAATCCTGTTTTAACATTCACATCAGCGAGCTCTTGGACCACTTTTGGTAACAGCGTCACATTTACCGGAACTTGCGAGAGCGGTTTGGGCAATATTGTTGTCAGTGGAATCGATAGCGCCACGACAGCTTGTAGCTCGGGCTCGTGGTCCTACACCGTAGCGACACAAACGACCAATGCCAATCGAAGTTACACGTTTACACTGACAGACGCCGCCGGAAACGCCACCGCCATCGCGGGAAGCTGGGTTCGTACCATCGTCGCACCTGTCTTTACATTAACGGATACGACGAACACGATCTTTATTAATCAATCCAATTACGCCAAAACAACGACAGTCACCGCAAGCATTACCAACGACAACGGCGCGACAGCCTGGTGTCTGAGTGAAACTCAATCGACAGCGCCGACCTCGGTGAGTTGTTCGGGAACGGGTTGGTTAGCCACGCGTCCAACGAGTTTTGTCCTATCTACACCCGATGCGACAAAGACGGTGTATGTCTGGCTTAAAGACAATTTAGACAATGTGCTTTCTTTGAGTGATACGCACTCTATTGTTTTAGATCGGGTGGCCCCTTCGGTCGCGATATCCACACCTGTGGCAAATTCGGTTCATGCCGGATCTGCGACCCTCACGGGGACGTGTGAGAGCGGAATTACAGTGGTGTTCTCAGGAGACATCACTGGATCGCCCACCGCGAGCTGTGTCGGCGGAACTTTTTCTCAGACCGTGAGTTTTTCTGCGGCCCAAGGTGCCAAATCAGTTCAGATCGAGCAGCAAGATGCCGCTAGTAATACGGCGACGGCCTCCAGATCTTTTATCAACGATACATTGGCTCCCAACTTAACGATCGATGCGCCGATCGCTAACACGTCGGCTCAGTCAGGCGTCACCTTGACGGGAAGTTGCGAAACCGGGCTCAATATTCAGTTTACAGGGGACTTGCTTTCCAATCTCACTGTGATGTGTTCGGGTGGGGCGTACTCGCAATCGGTATTTTTCTCAGCAGGGAATGGGACCAAATCGATTAGTGTTTCGCAAACCGACGGTGTCGGAAACGTAGCGCTGATTTCTCGAAATTTTATTCGAGATACGGTCGCTCCAGCCATCACTCAGACCACGTTAGCTTATCCCCATTACAGCAATACAAACACGGTCACTTTCGGGGGAGCGTGCGAAACTGGATTGACCGTAACGATTCGTCGCGGGGGAGTCGGGGATGGAACAGCTCCTTGTACGGCGGGAACTTGGTCCTACTCCGTAGCGACTCAAGCAACGGACGCCACTTATGATTATACCTTCGAGCAGACGGATGCCGCGCTCAACGTGGGATCCACGGCGGGGCGATGGGTTCGAGATACGAATCCTCCGACGTTAACCTTTACATCCTCCTCGAGTTTTGTGACACCGACAAACACCGTTACCTTTGCTGGAAACTGCGAGAGTGGTTTGCCGAATCCGATCGCTGTGAGCGGAACAGATTCTAACACGACCCCATGTTCCTCAGGTAATTGGTCCTACACAGTAGCGACACAAGTCACCGACGGGACTCGCGGATATAATTTTACGCTGTTTGATCGCGCGGGAAATAGCACGGTGATCGTTGGAAGTTGGGAGAGAAACACGCAATATCCGGCCTTAACCGTCACCAGTGCGACCACAGTGATCAATACGGGCATCACAGCAAGCTTTAGTGGGAATTGCGAAGCCGGTATTGATGTGGAAGTCCGTTTGGGTGGATCATTGATCCATACGATGAATTGCCCTGGCGGGACGTTTATCTATTCTCCCAATGAAGTGACCGATGGCAATCGCGTTTATGAGCTCCGTCAAACCAATGCACTCCCTCTCTCTACAAATGTCAATGTGACCTGGATCCGAGACACCGCGGGGCCCGTGTTTACTGCGGGCCTTATGGACATCAACGAAAATGCGGTGGAGTCGAATTTGGCGCGGGTGTTTGTGGATGCCCAAGCTATTGATGCTTTAACTAAAGTGACACACTTTTGTTTTAAACTGAACAACACGGCTCCTTTGCCGGCGGACAGTTGCTTTGTCGCCGTGGACGATCCTGCGGTAGGATTAACTCCGTCGGGAACATTGAATTTAGTCAATTACCCTTTTAATTTACCGATTGTCCCTGACAATTATGTGATCTACGCATGGGCGAAGGATGAAGCGAATAACGTTTCAGTCATGACTGCGAGCGGAGCCGGAACGACTCAGAGAGATAAAGATGATATCTTCTTTGTCGTTTATAATCCGCCGGAGGTGAAAAAGCTGATTATAGGTAGCAACGACTTCCCAGCCGATCCTCCCTCAAATTCTGATCTGACTGTTGGGGCTGGCCAACCGCTGTATATCAAATGGGAAATCGCTGATGACAAACCCTTTCCGGGAACGCCCGTAGATCTCTACTTCACGACGGATGATATCGCCTATACATTAATTGTGGCTGGATTGAATAATGGTCAAAACGGAACGTGTACAATCAATCATGGTTCGACATCGGCTGATGACACCGCGACTGGATGTTACTATTGGGCGTCCGCTCCCGTGGGTGGCTATATGCGTATCAGAGCCGTCGTTCGAGACAGCGATGGTCTCAGTGCCGGATTTACATCGGTGGGTATGAACGTGGCCACGTCAATGCGGTTTATTGCCGGAAACACGGATCTAGGAACCAACCTGAGTGCTCAGGCGGCGATGTTTACGTATAGATCAGACTCTTACCTCTACGCGACGGATTCTCACAGTGTGGTTGTCGCTCGAGACGGAACTGTTTACTTTAAGGATGCTCATCGAGGAATTTTAAAAGTTGATGCGGCTGACGGGGTTCAGCGTTTGTTTATTCCTAAAACGGGAAACTCAACCGGGGATAATGGTCCTGTCGCCAACGCTACTGTTAGATATGTCACAAAAATTGCATTAGATCATAATCTCCCGACGCAAAGATTATTGCTTTTTGACTACGACCGCATTCGCCGCGTAGATTTAGCCACAGGAATCATTACAACGGTGGTCGGAGGATCGGGCTCTGATGATTCCGACAACGTTGCAAATCCATTACA is part of the Bdellovibrionales bacterium genome and harbors:
- the ychF gene encoding redox-regulated ATPase YchF, producing MGIQCGIVGLPNVGKSTLFNALTSAKAEAANYPFCTIDPNVGVVKVPDDRLDQIVGFVKPQSIVPTVIEFVDIAGLVQGASKGEGLGNQFLGNIRQTDAIIHVVRCFDDPDVIHVSGSVDPIRDIEVINTELMLADLDSIDKRRQRIEKTAKSSKDPNMLMELDLVLKTHAALSAGKPARTIELDEKTEPIMKSLQLLTSKPTLYACNLNEADFTSGGNDWSKKVADYASKEGNLAINICSAMEAEIAQLPIEERKDFLDSLGVKESGLTRLIREAYKLLGLYTYFTAGEKEVRAWTIRKGTKAPQAAGVIHTDFEKGFIRAETYNCADLFNLKSEQAVKDAGKYRSEGKEYVVKDGDIIFFRFNV
- the pth gene encoding aminoacyl-tRNA hydrolase; amino-acid sequence: MWLIVGLGNPGNKYALTRHNIGFMLIDALVRSNGNPHERSEQKALTYHFTLTDQDTRKSEKVILCKPQTFMNLSGDSVRGLVDFYKIDLDKILVAHDEVDQPFGQLKMQKERGHGGHNGIRDTHLKLGTNKYHRLRLGVGRPSGPMDVADYVLAPFSKDEMNKLPDFLSYGIDALESLVFKGYEKTATQFNKVIQES
- a CDS encoding 50S ribosomal protein L25; its protein translation is MSSEFVLSIEERSAGKAHSRSSRVEKKVPTVIYGPKFKNENGLIEEKIVTKYLSARFESTIFDLKSDSPKFKNTKVLIKNIQRHPVTDRPVHLDLYALDMSSKVRLKMVLEFTGTPAGVKEEGGIFQIVMHEVEIECLPNDIPKNLVADVTELRMNNSLHVSDLKLPNGVRAVTPGERTLATVTAYVEEAVATPDAAAPAAGAAPAAGAAPAAAAAPAADKKK
- a CDS encoding ribose-phosphate pyrophosphokinase, encoding MNDLRIFTGNSNRAFAENVAKHAGTRLGKSTISRFADGEIQVEIQESVRGASVFLIQSACPPVNESYMELFIMLDALKRASAKNIVAVLPYYGYARQDRKVAPRAPISAKCMADLITTAGATRVLCVDLHAAQIQGFFNCPVDHLFAIPALAQYWKDNFGEGKDYVVVSPDAGGVERARAFAKRIDAPIAIIDKRRTGPNEAKALHLIGDVRDKTAIIVDDMIDTAGTLTQGVDSLLTNGAKKVFAVATHALFSGPAINRITESGLEKVIVTDTIPLSERSQTCEKITVTSMAPVVAEAIQRIYGNASVSSLFD